A genomic segment from Desulfobacterales bacterium encodes:
- a CDS encoding AzlD domain-containing protein produces MLKSEYLLIVVGMGVVTYLPRWLPLLFLSNRKPPRWVIEWLELIPVAILSALLMPVLFTSGEPRFLSLLKPELLVAIPTFLVACKTQSMGGTVLAGMIMFWGYGVLIN; encoded by the coding sequence ATGCTGAAATCCGAATATCTGTTGATTGTTGTCGGAATGGGAGTTGTGACCTACCTGCCGCGGTGGCTCCCGTTGCTTTTTTTGTCGAATCGCAAACCGCCCCGATGGGTGATTGAATGGCTGGAATTGATCCCGGTGGCTATATTAAGCGCGTTGCTGATGCCGGTGCTGTTTACGTCAGGGGAGCCTCGTTTTCTTTCTTTACTGAAACCGGAGCTGCTGGTTGCGATTCCGACCTTTCTGGTTGCCTGTAAGACCCAATCCATGGGGGGAACGGTTCTGGCCGGGATGATAATGTTCTGGGGCTACGGGGTGCTGATAAATTGA
- a CDS encoding cytoplasmic protein: MLKKDLILRNPLRLIEHETEDILPEGGFGAVLSRAGIGKTAFIVQLALNNILRDKNVLHISLADPVNKVSLWYEETLRNIALLYDIKPIDKLYEAILAHRLIMTFQVGGFSVPKLAERLSDITEQNIFRPQMMLIDGLPFDDTTYDSLSELKVFAKQHGLHVWVTIRTHRHENESPDGLPLQFTGVSDLFEVAIQLQPEGEQIHVNLLKGKSIATSNTQFFLDPATMLIKDSM; the protein is encoded by the coding sequence ATGCTAAAAAAGGATCTAATCCTTCGGAATCCGCTCAGGCTCATAGAACATGAAACCGAGGATATTCTTCCGGAGGGCGGATTTGGTGCGGTACTATCACGTGCCGGGATTGGCAAAACCGCTTTTATCGTTCAACTGGCATTGAATAACATTCTGAGAGATAAAAACGTTCTTCATATCAGTCTGGCTGATCCGGTTAATAAAGTCAGTCTGTGGTACGAGGAAACGCTTCGCAACATTGCCCTGCTGTATGACATCAAACCCATTGATAAACTCTATGAGGCGATCCTGGCCCACCGGCTTATCATGACATTTCAAGTGGGGGGATTTAGCGTACCCAAGCTGGCCGAGCGCCTGTCGGATATCACTGAGCAGAATATTTTCCGCCCCCAGATGATGCTGATCGACGGCTTGCCGTTTGACGATACGACATATGATTCTCTGTCCGAGTTGAAAGTCTTTGCCAAACAGCACGGTTTACATGTATGGGTTACGATAAGAACCCATCGCCATGAGAATGAATCACCGGACGGATTGCCGCTCCAGTTTACCGGAGTCTCTGACCTGTTCGAAGTTGCAATCCAGCTTCAACCGGAAGGGGAACAGATTCATGTCAATTTATTAAAAGGAAAATCCATAGCCACCTCGAATACTCAGTTTTTTCTGGACCCGGCCACCATGCTGATAAAAGATTCCATGTAA
- a CDS encoding response regulator → MAPMDNQQALVLIVDDNPTNIDLLVNTLQSDYRLGIAKDGVKALAYSATYLPDLILLDIMMPVMNGYEVCSRLKNTVETRDIPVIFITALIETDQKTRGFEVGAVDYITKPFHAGEVRARVKTHLSLKQMRETLNAQNIILEQKVEEKTTQLREMLYSTIRTMALTLEIRDPYTAGHQQRVAQLACTIARKLDYSEEKINAIRFAGLLHDIGKIRIPVSILNRPGELLDAEFMLIRMHPETGYEILKHIPAPWPLADIVLQHHERLDGSGYPKGLKSDQILPEAKIVSVADVMEAESSYRPYRPAKGIEYALEEITKNRGILYDPNAVDACVNLFRNENFKFETDEKSTPTPGNEHPEIT, encoded by the coding sequence ATGGCACCGATGGATAATCAACAGGCTCTGGTTCTGATTGTGGATGACAATCCCACTAACATCGATTTGCTGGTCAACACGCTCCAGTCAGATTACCGGCTCGGAATTGCCAAAGACGGAGTCAAAGCACTGGCGTATTCGGCAACCTATCTGCCCGATCTGATCCTGCTGGATATCATGATGCCGGTCATGAACGGTTACGAAGTATGCAGCCGCTTAAAAAATACCGTTGAAACCCGAGACATTCCGGTCATATTCATTACGGCATTGATTGAAACCGACCAGAAAACAAGAGGATTTGAAGTGGGTGCCGTCGACTACATTACAAAGCCGTTTCATGCAGGAGAAGTCAGAGCCAGGGTGAAAACCCACTTATCGCTCAAACAGATGAGAGAAACTTTAAACGCGCAGAACATCATCCTTGAACAAAAAGTCGAAGAAAAAACCACACAACTCAGGGAAATGCTGTATTCAACCATTCGGACCATGGCGCTGACCCTGGAAATAAGAGACCCGTACACAGCCGGTCATCAACAACGCGTCGCGCAGCTGGCATGTACAATTGCCAGAAAGCTGGACTATTCCGAAGAAAAAATCAACGCCATACGGTTTGCGGGCCTTCTGCATGATATCGGAAAAATCCGAATTCCTGTTTCCATTCTCAACCGGCCGGGGGAACTGCTTGATGCCGAATTCATGTTGATCCGCATGCATCCGGAAACAGGGTATGAAATTCTTAAGCATATCCCGGCCCCATGGCCACTGGCAGATATCGTTCTCCAGCATCATGAACGACTGGACGGCTCAGGATACCCCAAAGGCCTCAAAAGCGACCAGATTCTTCCGGAAGCTAAAATCGTGTCTGTTGCCGATGTCATGGAAGCCGAAAGCTCTTACCGGCCTTATCGACCGGCGAAGGGAATTGAATATGCACTTGAGGAAATCACGAAAAATCGTGGAATACTTTATGATCCGAATGCGGTCGATGCTTGCGTCAACCTGTTTCGAAATGAAAATTTCAAATTTGAAACGGATGAAAAATCAACTCCAACGCCAGGTAATGAGCATCCGGAAATAACATAG
- a CDS encoding cupin domain-containing protein, producing the protein MKIIHYSEAESRSFNNETVKGVTGRVLIGKADGALNFCMRVFELSPDGYTPGHCHEWEHEIFFHSGKGQIVCEGSTIPVSEGYTAFIAGNETHQIKNTGTKPLIFACLIPSGAPEL; encoded by the coding sequence ATGAAAATCATTCATTATTCTGAGGCAGAATCCAGAAGTTTTAACAATGAAACCGTAAAAGGCGTGACGGGTCGGGTCTTGATTGGCAAAGCTGACGGCGCTTTGAACTTTTGCATGCGAGTTTTTGAATTATCTCCCGACGGGTATACACCCGGCCACTGCCATGAATGGGAGCACGAAATTTTTTTCCATTCGGGAAAAGGACAAATCGTTTGCGAAGGCAGCACCATACCGGTATCCGAGGGCTACACCGCCTTTATTGCCGGAAATGAAACTCACCAGATCAAAAATACCGGCACGAAGCCTTTAATTTTCGCATGTCTGATCCCTTCCGGAGCACCGGAATTGTAA
- a CDS encoding SPFH domain-containing protein, with protein MGINNLVFLENIEWFDHTGTELVHRIPETGSGEIKYGAQMTVRENQAAVFFYQGKAVEAFGPGRHTLKTGNIPILTKLASLPWGLSSPLRAEIYFINLKVFTNLKWGTRDPVAFKDQELGLIRLRAFGVFNFRIIQPVLFINRLIGTQDILTARQIEDYLNQVIVSRFNDYMGETIDSILNLPARYDELSEKLTQRLKNDFSHFGLALTHLYINAITPPPEVQQAIDDRSRMEIFQDMNRLMQMKSAMAMEKASESTGDASTMGMGLGLMLPAMFAQVFSGNKPAAESENNQPPCICPECHQSIPVAARFCPFCGHQQLVFKQCTNCGKNLTPNAKFCSRCGTPAEEKPRPKFCSRCRTENLTESLYCNQCGEKL; from the coding sequence ATGGGAATAAACAATCTCGTATTTCTTGAGAACATTGAGTGGTTTGACCATACTGGCACGGAGCTGGTTCACCGTATTCCGGAAACAGGCTCCGGCGAAATAAAATACGGCGCGCAGATGACCGTGCGTGAAAATCAGGCGGCGGTCTTTTTTTATCAGGGAAAGGCGGTCGAAGCTTTTGGACCGGGTCGGCATACGCTTAAAACCGGAAATATCCCCATTTTAACTAAACTCGCCAGCCTGCCGTGGGGCCTGAGCAGCCCCCTGCGTGCAGAAATTTATTTTATCAACCTGAAGGTCTTTACCAATCTGAAATGGGGAACACGTGACCCGGTCGCATTCAAAGATCAGGAACTGGGGCTGATCCGTCTCAGGGCGTTCGGGGTCTTTAATTTCAGGATCATCCAGCCTGTCCTGTTTATCAACAGACTCATCGGTACACAGGATATTTTAACGGCCCGGCAAATCGAAGACTATCTGAATCAGGTCATTGTATCCCGATTCAATGACTATATGGGAGAAACCATCGATTCAATTCTGAACCTTCCGGCCAGATATGATGAACTGTCTGAAAAACTGACTCAGCGGCTGAAAAATGATTTCAGCCATTTTGGTCTGGCCCTGACCCATCTGTACATCAATGCCATCACCCCCCCTCCGGAAGTTCAACAGGCGATTGACGACCGCAGCCGGATGGAAATTTTTCAGGATATGAACCGGCTGATGCAGATGAAATCTGCCATGGCCATGGAAAAAGCATCGGAATCGACAGGCGATGCAAGCACCATGGGGATGGGACTTGGCCTGATGCTGCCGGCTATGTTTGCCCAGGTTTTCTCCGGAAACAAACCGGCCGCTGAATCCGAAAACAACCAACCGCCCTGTATATGCCCGGAGTGTCACCAATCCATTCCTGTGGCCGCAAGATTCTGCCCTTTTTGCGGCCACCAGCAGCTGGTATTCAAACAATGCACGAATTGCGGAAAAAATCTGACCCCCAATGCAAAATTCTGTTCCAGATGTGGCACCCCGGCTGAAGAAAAACCCCGGCCTAAATTCTGTTCAAGGTGCAGAACCGAAAATCTCACCGAATCCCTGTATTGTAACCAGTGCGGTGAAAAACTTTAA
- the fusA gene encoding elongation factor G, protein MKKQIELIRNIGISAHIDSGKTTLTERILYYTNRIHAIHDVKGKDGVGATMDSMELEKERGITIASAATFCKWKNHEINIIDTPGHVDFTIEVERSLRVLDGGILVLCSVGGVQSQSMTVDQQMKRYKVPCVAFINKCDRSGANPSRVIQQLREKLGHNAIPVQIPIGLEANFIGVIDLISMKAIYFDGDNGEKVRIEKIPAELMAQAEETREKLVDAASIFSDELTEAILEEKEISEPLLISAIRTGTLTRKMTPVFMGSAYKNKGIQPLLDAVTAYLPCPMDVENLALDMDNDEKPVILSYGEKDPVVALAFKLEDGAYGQLTYIRLYQGTLAKGDTIINIRSGRKIKVGRLARMHANQMEEIESIPPGFIGALFGVDCASGDTFVSPGLNLTMTSMYVPEPVISLAIVPKDNKAQINMSKALNRFTKEDPTFKTHVNEETMETIISGMGELHLEVYIERMRREYNAEVTTGKPRVAYRETITQMAEFNYIHKKQTGGSGQYGRVAGYIEPISDQEFVFENKVVGASIPTQYIAACEKGFKNCLQKGPRMGFPVTGIKVVLNDGSSHAVDSSDMAFQAAARGGFLEGYRKAKPVILEPIMKVVVEAPTEFQGGAMGSLNQRRGMIVGSQDEGHMCSIEAHVPLAEMFGYSTVLRSLTQGKAQFTMEFSSYKPVPKNVEEDLIKKVAEGKKHVA, encoded by the coding sequence ATGAAAAAACAAATTGAATTGATAAGAAACATTGGTATCAGTGCACATATTGATTCCGGCAAGACGACTCTGACCGAAAGAATCCTTTATTATACCAATCGAATCCATGCCATACATGATGTTAAAGGCAAGGATGGCGTGGGAGCCACAATGGATTCCATGGAGCTGGAAAAGGAACGCGGAATCACCATTGCTTCCGCTGCCACGTTCTGCAAATGGAAAAACCATGAAATCAATATTATTGATACTCCGGGACACGTCGATTTTACCATCGAAGTTGAACGTTCCCTGAGGGTTCTTGATGGCGGTATTCTGGTACTGTGCTCCGTCGGCGGGGTCCAGTCTCAATCCATGACGGTTGACCAGCAAATGAAACGCTATAAAGTTCCGTGTGTGGCCTTTATCAATAAATGCGATCGGAGTGGCGCTAATCCATCCCGCGTGATTCAGCAGCTTCGCGAAAAACTCGGCCATAACGCCATTCCTGTACAAATCCCGATCGGCCTTGAAGCGAATTTTATCGGTGTTATAGATCTGATCAGCATGAAAGCGATATATTTTGACGGCGATAACGGCGAAAAGGTTCGCATAGAAAAAATTCCTGCCGAATTGATGGCGCAGGCCGAGGAAACACGGGAAAAACTCGTTGATGCCGCCTCGATATTCTCAGACGAGCTGACAGAAGCGATCCTGGAAGAGAAGGAAATCAGTGAACCGCTTCTGATATCGGCTATCCGGACAGGCACGCTTACCCGAAAAATGACGCCGGTTTTCATGGGATCTGCTTATAAAAACAAAGGAATTCAACCGCTTCTGGATGCCGTGACCGCTTACCTGCCCTGCCCCATGGATGTTGAAAACCTGGCGCTGGATATGGACAATGACGAAAAGCCCGTAATCCTGTCATACGGCGAGAAAGATCCTGTCGTCGCGCTGGCGTTTAAACTTGAGGATGGCGCGTACGGCCAGCTGACGTATATCCGTTTATATCAGGGGACACTGGCCAAGGGTGATACGATCATTAACATTCGAAGCGGAAGAAAAATCAAAGTAGGGCGACTGGCCCGCATGCACGCCAATCAGATGGAGGAAATCGAATCGATACCGCCCGGCTTTATCGGCGCGTTGTTTGGTGTTGATTGCGCGTCCGGAGACACATTCGTGTCCCCCGGATTGAATTTGACCATGACCTCAATGTATGTGCCGGAACCGGTTATTTCCCTTGCGATCGTTCCCAAAGACAATAAAGCCCAGATCAATATGTCAAAAGCCCTTAACCGGTTCACCAAGGAAGACCCGACATTTAAAACCCATGTAAACGAAGAAACCATGGAAACGATTATTTCCGGAATGGGCGAACTTCATCTGGAAGTCTATATCGAAAGGATGCGGCGCGAATACAATGCGGAAGTCACCACGGGAAAACCCCGGGTGGCCTACAGAGAAACCATAACGCAAATGGCCGAGTTCAATTATATCCACAAGAAACAAACCGGCGGTTCCGGTCAGTACGGACGAGTTGCCGGTTACATTGAACCGATCTCGGATCAAGAATTTGTTTTTGAAAACAAAGTAGTAGGCGCTTCTATCCCGACTCAGTATATTGCGGCCTGTGAAAAAGGATTTAAAAATTGTCTCCAGAAAGGACCCCGCATGGGATTTCCCGTAACCGGAATCAAAGTGGTCCTCAACGACGGTTCTTCCCATGCCGTTGACTCGTCGGATATGGCATTTCAGGCGGCTGCCCGCGGGGGATTTCTCGAAGGCTACCGAAAGGCAAAACCCGTTATACTCGAGCCCATCATGAAAGTTGTGGTCGAAGCACCTACCGAATTTCAGGGAGGCGCAATGGGGTCACTGAATCAGCGCCGCGGCATGATTGTCGGATCTCAGGATGAGGGGCATATGTGTTCAATAGAAGCGCATGTCCCGTTAGCGGAAATGTTTGGATATTCAACGGTCTTAAGGTCACTGACCCAGGGCAAAGCTCAATTTACCATGGAATTTTCATCCTACAAACCGGTACCTAAAAACGTTGAAGAAGATCTGATCAAGAAAGTTGCTGAAGGAAAAAAGCATGTGGCATAA
- a CDS encoding NUDIX hydrolase, protein MEKKYRNPLPTVDIIIEINDGIILIERANPPYGWALPGGFVDYGESLENSAVREAKEETSLDVTLKEQFHSYSDPDRDPRHHTLTTVFIASASGSPKAADDAKNLGTFCEDTMPAPLAFDHGKIIHDYFRYKKGAPKSDIFRIEGKTRGQKAED, encoded by the coding sequence ATGGAAAAAAAATACCGGAACCCACTGCCTACGGTAGACATTATCATTGAAATCAATGACGGAATCATTCTGATCGAAAGAGCCAATCCGCCTTATGGATGGGCTTTGCCGGGCGGGTTTGTCGATTATGGAGAGTCTCTGGAAAATTCGGCTGTCAGAGAAGCAAAAGAAGAAACGTCTCTTGATGTTACACTGAAAGAGCAGTTTCACTCCTATTCTGATCCCGATCGTGATCCGCGTCATCACACGCTCACGACCGTCTTTATCGCCAGTGCATCGGGAAGTCCAAAAGCCGCAGACGACGCAAAAAATCTGGGCACATTCTGCGAAGACACCATGCCGGCACCGCTCGCTTTTGATCATGGAAAAATCATTCACGATTATTTCAGATATAAAAAAGGCGCGCCCAAAAGCGATATTTTCAGAATAGAAGGGAAGACCAGAGGTCAGAAGGCTGAAGACTGA
- a CDS encoding AzlC family ABC transporter permease gives MINKIKMPDQDKGMGSGLKQALLAAWPVCIAYLPIGIALGVLAQKAGLTPFEIGVMSVFVFAGSAQFIAVSMISGHAGLVPIILTTFMVNLRHVLMSSSLALYLGRISSAKLSLFAYGITDETFAVNLSKFHKGHWGFYRSLAVNQIANMAWVISTVIGGYSGQFIPAGAFGMDYAMIAMFISLLVIQIRGRIYLVTAIISGGLAVMLSLMMPGNSYIMVASIISAALGALIKNRSCRTC, from the coding sequence ATGATCAATAAAATCAAGATGCCGGATCAAGATAAAGGCATGGGCTCGGGGCTGAAACAGGCGTTATTGGCTGCATGGCCTGTTTGTATCGCCTATCTGCCGATTGGTATTGCCCTGGGGGTTCTGGCACAGAAGGCCGGATTGACCCCCTTTGAAATCGGGGTCATGTCGGTGTTTGTGTTTGCCGGCAGTGCACAGTTTATAGCCGTGTCCATGATATCCGGACATGCCGGCCTGGTTCCGATTATCCTGACCACATTTATGGTGAATCTAAGGCATGTCCTGATGAGTTCATCGCTGGCGCTGTATCTTGGCAGGATTTCTTCGGCAAAGCTTTCCCTGTTTGCTTACGGTATTACCGATGAAACCTTTGCGGTAAATCTTTCAAAATTTCACAAGGGACACTGGGGCTTTTACCGATCACTGGCCGTCAATCAGATAGCCAACATGGCATGGGTCATCAGTACCGTCATCGGAGGCTACAGCGGCCAGTTCATTCCGGCGGGGGCATTTGGCATGGATTATGCCATGATTGCCATGTTTATCAGTCTGCTGGTTATTCAGATCAGAGGCAGGATATATCTGGTGACGGCCATTATTTCAGGCGGGTTGGCTGTGATGCTGTCGTTGATGATGCCCGGCAATTCATACATCATGGTTGCTTCAATTATATCGGCTGCCCTGGGGGCACTGATAAAAAACAGAAGTTGCAGGACATGCTGA
- the elbB gene encoding isoprenoid biosynthesis glyoxalase ElbB, whose protein sequence is MARIGVLLSGCGVYDGSEIHEAVITLLALDRANSEAICMAPDIDQFDVVNHLTGKPSSEKRNVLIESARIARGNIKDIKTVTADDIDGLIIPGGFGAAKNLSNFAVKGTDARVNDQTGRLLNEMIAAGKPVGAICIAPATVARAIAAVQPEVTIGNDTKTAAAIEAMGAVHKVCTVDMIHVDEAHKIVTTPAYMLGPGIKEVAAGIEKLVAKVLELA, encoded by the coding sequence ATGGCCAGGATAGGTGTTTTGCTGTCGGGATGCGGTGTATATGACGGTTCTGAAATTCATGAAGCGGTGATAACACTACTGGCTCTTGATCGGGCCAATTCGGAAGCCATCTGCATGGCTCCGGATATTGACCAGTTTGATGTGGTGAATCATCTGACCGGAAAACCGAGCTCAGAAAAGCGAAATGTGCTGATCGAATCCGCCAGAATCGCCAGGGGCAATATTAAAGACATAAAAACAGTCACCGCCGATGATATTGACGGATTGATTATTCCGGGAGGCTTTGGCGCCGCTAAAAATTTAAGCAACTTTGCAGTCAAAGGCACAGATGCCCGTGTCAACGATCAAACCGGTCGCCTGTTGAATGAAATGATCGCTGCCGGCAAACCGGTCGGTGCCATTTGCATCGCCCCGGCCACTGTCGCCCGGGCCATCGCTGCCGTTCAACCCGAGGTCACCATCGGAAATGATACGAAAACCGCAGCTGCCATCGAAGCCATGGGAGCCGTCCACAAGGTATGCACCGTTGACATGATCCACGTGGATGAAGCGCACAAAATCGTCACAACACCGGCCTATATGCTCGGGCCAGGTATAAAGGAGGTCGCCGCCGGCATCGAAAAACTGGTGGCCAAAGTGCTGGAACTGGCCTGA
- a CDS encoding M48 family metallopeptidase, with the protein MNPAPRAINPLFPKGVTTAILSLCLCWILSCATAPVTGRSQLLLINEGQEIALGIKSYQEILQKTELSRDQRIIDMVTRVGNKVAAAANRPDYEWEFKVIDDKDTANAFALPGGKVAVYTGLLPYTQNEAGLAFVLAHEVAHAIARHGGERISQQLLIGLGQEGLNLAIGSQSPVAIQAINQAYGVASAVGITLPFSRRQEYEADHIGLILMAQSGYDPREAPKFFERMMSEKKDAGPPAFLSTHPADAQRIQTIYKLIPEALGYYRN; encoded by the coding sequence ATGAACCCTGCACCCCGAGCTATAAACCCCTTATTTCCAAAAGGGGTTACAACCGCCATTTTATCCCTGTGCCTTTGCTGGATTCTTTCCTGCGCTACCGCTCCTGTCACGGGTCGATCACAGCTCCTGCTGATCAATGAGGGACAGGAAATCGCTCTGGGCATTAAAAGCTACCAGGAGATTCTCCAAAAAACTGAACTGAGCCGGGATCAGCGCATCATCGACATGGTCACCCGGGTGGGCAACAAAGTGGCTGCCGCTGCGAATCGTCCGGATTATGAATGGGAATTCAAGGTCATCGATGATAAGGATACCGCAAATGCATTTGCCCTGCCCGGCGGTAAAGTTGCCGTATATACGGGTCTGCTGCCTTATACACAAAACGAAGCCGGACTGGCCTTTGTCCTGGCTCACGAAGTTGCCCATGCCATCGCCCGGCATGGAGGGGAACGCATCAGCCAGCAGTTGCTGATCGGGCTGGGGCAGGAAGGATTGAATCTGGCAATCGGCTCCCAAAGCCCCGTAGCGATACAGGCCATCAATCAGGCCTATGGCGTGGCATCAGCGGTCGGCATTACCCTGCCATTCAGCCGGCGCCAGGAATATGAAGCCGATCATATCGGACTGATTCTGATGGCCCAATCCGGCTACGACCCCAGAGAAGCGCCAAAATTTTTTGAACGGATGATGTCAGAAAAAAAAGATGCCGGTCCGCCAGCATTTCTGTCGACACACCCGGCAGATGCACAGCGAATTCAGACGATTTACAAGCTGATTCCTGAAGCCCTCGGCTATTACAGGAATTAG